The genomic interval ACAAATGAGCGATTTTTTCAAGGTTATCTTCAAGAACTACTCCATCGGGGACGCGTTGCGCGCGGAGATGGAGGAGGATATCGGTTTCCTGGTAAGGTCCATTCCCGGGGCGATGGGATTTTTGCTGCGTTACGCGGTATACAAGCTGTTTTTTGGAAAAATAGAGTCCGCCCCATACATTTATCCCGGCGTGCGCTTTGTGTTCATGAAGAACATCCGGCTGGGCAAAGGTGTCCTGATAAACTCCAACAGCTACGTTTACGGCAAAGGAGGGCTGGAGATCGGGGACAAGACCCTCATATCGCCCAACTGTTCCATAGTGGCCGGCGAGCACAACATGTCGCTGGACGCGTCGATAATCGAGCATGCCTCCGCGGCGCAGAAAATAGTCATAGGGAAGAATTGCTGGATCGGGGCCAACTGCGTTATCCTCGGCGGCGTGACGATAGGCGAAGGATC from Nitrospinota bacterium carries:
- a CDS encoding acyltransferase — protein: MSDFFKVIFKNYSIGDALRAEMEEDIGFLVRSIPGAMGFLLRYAVYKLFFGKIESAPYIYPGVRFVFMKNIRLGKGVLINSNSYVYGKGGLEIGDKTLISPNCSIVAGEHNMSLDASIIEHASAAQKIVIGKNCWIGANCVILGGVTIGEGSVIGAGAVVTKDTEPNSINAGVPARKIGERKAPGQ